A stretch of Larus michahellis chromosome Z, bLarMic1.1, whole genome shotgun sequence DNA encodes these proteins:
- the TRIM36 gene encoding E3 ubiquitin-protein ligase TRIM36: MCNFCKPPPQESTKSCMDCSASYCNECFKIHHPWGTLKAQHEYVGPTTNFRPKILMCPEHEMERVNMYCEICRRPVCHLCKLGGCHANHRVTTMSTAYKTLKEKLSKDIDYLISKESQVKAHITQLDLLLKETECNSERAKEEASQSFEKLSHVLEERKSAALRAIEASKNLRLEKLQTQAEEYQGLLENNGLVGYAQEVLKETDPSCFVQTAKQLHVRIQKATESLKSFRPAAETTFEDFVVDIAKQEEILGDLSFHSSGLEIPEINEKQSKMYNKALISWECPGKTDSADIYVLEYHKLNREEETTTWQEVEVCSKSKIISDLDDDSSYAFRVRGYKGSICSPWSREVVLRTPPAPVFSFLFDDKCGYNSEHLLLNPGRTSVESRAGFPLLLGSDRMQVGCYTTLDYIIGDTGIAKGKHFWAFRVEAYSYLVKVGVVSSNKIQKLFHNTHDVTSPRYEQDSGHDSGSEDAFFDSSQPFTLVTLGMKKFFIPMTPAAPKDPASRILPLPSCLGICLDCDKGKLGFYDAGCMKCLYECNVDCSGVMYPAFALMGGAAVHLEEAVTAKYGEYHDDI; the protein is encoded by the exons ATGTGTAACTTCTGCAAACCCCCACCTCAAGAGTCCACAAAGAGCTGCATGGACTGCAGCGCAAGCTATTGCAATGAATGCTTCAAAATACACCATCCCTGGGGGACCTTGAAAGCCCAGCATGAATATGTAGGACCAACCACCAACTTCAGACCCAAG attttgATGTGTCCAGAACATGAAATGGAGAGGGTAAACATGTACTGTGAAATCTGCAGGAGGCCTGTTTGTCATCTGTGTAAACTGGGTGGATGTCATGCAAACCATCGAGTAACCACCATGAGCACCGCCTACAAAACCCTTAAG gagAAGCTTTCAAAGGATATCGACTACCTCATCAGTAAGGAGAGCCAGGTGAAAGCTCACATCACACAGCTGgatctgctgctgaaagaaacagAG TGCAACAGTGAAAGAGCTAAAGAAGAAGCATCTCAGAGTTTTGAGAAATTATCTCATGTCCTGGAAGAGAGGAAATCTGCAGCTCTTAGGGCAATTGAAGCTTCTAAGAATTTAAGGCTGGAAAAATTGCAAACACAAGCCGAAGAATATCAAGGGCTCCTGGAAAATAATGGCCTTGTAGGATATGCTCAAGAAGTGCTGAAAGAAACTGATCCGTCTTGTTTTGTTCAAACAGCAAAACAACTTCATGTCAG AATCCAAAAAGCTACTGAATCTCTGAAGAGCTTCAGGCCAGCAGCTGAAACTACTTTTGAAGACTTTGTGGTGGACATAGCCAAGCAAGAAGAGATCCTTGGTGACTTGTCCTTCCATTCCAGTG GTCTAGAAATACCAGAAATCaatgaaaagcagagcaaaatgtACAACAAAGCTCTGATCAGTTGGGAATGCCCTGGGAAGACAGATTCAGCTGATATCTATGTTCTTGAGTATCATAAACTGAATAGAGAAGAGGAGACAACGACGTGGCAGGAGGTCGAAGTTTGCAGCAAGAGCAAAATAATCTCTGATCTTGATGATGACAGCAGCTATGCCTTCAGAGTTCGAGGATATAAAGGGTCCATCTGTAGCCCTTGGAGCCGAGAAGTTGTTTTGCGTACGCCTCCAGCTCCAG ttttcagttttctttttgatgacAAGTGTGGGTACAACAGTGAACATCTCCTGCTGAACCCAGGAAGAACCTCTGTGGAAAGCAGGGCTGgatttcctctgctgctgggatCTGACCGCATGCAGGTCGGATGCTACACAACCCTGGATTACATCATCGGCGACACTGGGATTGCTAAAGGAAAGCACTTTTGGGCTTTTCGTGTGGAAGCTTATTCATACCTGGTGAAAGTGGGAGTTGTTTCTAGTAACAAGATACAGAAGTTGTTCCATAATACCCATGATGTGACCAGCCCGAG ATACGAGCAAGACAGTGGTCATGACAGTGGGAGTGAAGATGCCTTCTTTGACTCATCACAGCCTTTCACACTGGTCACTTTGGGCATGAAGAAGTTCTTTATCCCTATGACACCTGCTGCCCCCAAAGATCCAGCGAGCAGAATCCTTCCCTTGCCGTCGTGCTTGGGCATCTGCCTCGACTGTGACAAAGGCAAGCTGGGGTTTTATGACGCAGGCTGTATGAAATGCCTTTATGAGTGCAACGTGGACTGCTCTGGCGTAATGTACCCAGCATTTGCCTTAATGGGTGGTGCGGCAGTTCATCTTGAGGAAGCTGTGACAGCGAAGTACGGCGAGTACCACGACGACATCTAG